The genomic region TCTAAATGTCAAAGAAATTAACCATGCCAATTTCACGAACCAGATATTTGAATGTGGCTTCATCTAAGGCCTTGGTAAGTAAGTCAGCCAGTTGATTTTAGTGGGGACAAAGTAGAGTTCCACATTCCCTTTCTCAACATGACCTTTTATAAAGTGGTAGCGAatgtcaatgtgtttggttcgagaGTGTTGAACCGAATTGCTGGTGATAGAAATCGTACTCTAAGAGTCGCAATAGATCAAGATTTTGTGGAATTTGAATCCATAGTCAAGAAGTTGGGTTTGCATCCTAAGACTTGTGAGCAGCAACTCGCAGCCACAATATATTCAGATTCAACTGTAGAGAATGATATACAGTTTTGTTTGCGAGATGAACAACTAACTAATTTATGACCTAGGAATTGAAGTCCTCCAGAGGTGCTTTTTCGGTTGACTTGGTCACCTCTATGATCATCATCCGTGAATGTCGTGAGGTTGAATCCAGTCCCGAAGGAATACTAGAGTCCAAAGTGAGTGGTGCCCTTAAGATAGCTGAATATTCGCATTACAGCCTTGTAGTGAAAGTATCTAGGGTTAGCTTGAAATCGGGCACACACGCATACAACAAACATGATGTCGATTCTACGACATCATGTGTTCATTTTCATCTTGGGGAATGTTCACTAAGATGTTGATTGACATTGGGGTAGGGCTTATTTTCATCTCAGGAAGTTAAACTTTTTGAACATATCTAAGATATATTTAGATTGCCCGATGAAAATCCCAGCCGAAAGTTATTTAACCTCCAAACCCAGAAATAATTGAAGTTCttcaagcatgctcattttgaaTTTGTTTTTCATGAGTTCAGAAAACTCATAGCACAAAGCGGGGGAAGTGGAACCGAATATGATATCATCAACATAGACTTGAACTAATAGAATGTGTTCATTTTGTTTTCTGATGAACATAGTCATGTCAATGGTTCTACGAGAGAAGATGTTTTTGAGAAGGAAGGCAGTCAAGGTTTCATACCAAGCTCTGGGTGCCTGTTTCAGGCCATAAAGGGCTTTGGACAGGAGATACACATGATGGGGACGTTTGGAATCTATAAACCCTTTAGGTTGactgacatagacttcttcttgaaGCACGCCATtcaggaaagcagttttgacatccatttgatagacaGTAAACTGCTTGTGAGCAACATAAGATAGGAACAGTCGAACAGATTCTAGGCGATCTACTGGTGCAAACATTTCGTCGTAGTCAATCCCTTCTTGTTATCGATAACCTTTGGCAACTAGGCGTGCTTTGTTGCGAATGACAATGTCGTGAGTGTCCTTCTTATTTTTAAAAATCCACTTGGTGTCAATGAGGGTTTTACTAGGTGGTCTAGGAACAAGTTCCCATACTTCAAGATGGTCAAAttgatgaatttcttcttgcatagcgATTGACCAGTCAGGATCTTGTAGAGCCTCATGAGCCGACTTAGGTTCGACTTTGCTCAGAAAGGCAGCAAAAAGACATTCATTGTTGGAGGCACTCTGAGTTCGAACAGGAGCATCTAGATCACCAATGATTTGATAAATTGGGTGATCTATGGTCCATTTAGTAGTATGCGGAAGTGGAGGATTGGTTTCATTGTCAAGAGAAGTATCAAcatatgaagaagatgatgaccCTGTTGGTTCCGTATTGACAGTAGGATAGGTATCATTCTCTTCCCACAGAGGTACATGTATTTCGACATTTTGATCATTGGGAAACACGGAAGGAGTTGTTTCATCAGAAACAGGGGTATTTGTTCCACTGGAGGGGGAAGTTTCATCAGCTTCGAGGGGATATGTCTTTACTATTGGAATCTGAGAGGTGACAACATGAGTAATATTAGTAGAAGACAATCCAATATCAAGTTCATCCAGAAGAAGGAATTCAGATGAATCATTTTCAGCGCATGGAGATGTTGAAAAATTTATTGTGATGTATGAATCAAAATTGATACTAAGAGAGTATTGAAAGGTTGCAATAATTGTGACTTATCATATCTTTTAACCTATcaataataatgacattttattGTCATTAAGTGTTCATCTTTTTAGCTTCCCCATGATTTATAAATAGAGGTGTGTTCTCTACTTTGGTTTGAGCTCATGAAAAAAATAATAACACTTACACACAAGTTCCTATAACATTTGTAAGCATATAGGTGTTCTTCTCATATGGAACCAAATCTATTTTGGTCGAGGGAAGAACAATCATTCGGTTTAGCTTACGTAGTACTAAGACCGGGCTGGGAACCATTATGTCCAAGAATCATTCCGGAAATCTTGTAAAACTTAACATTTGTGCTCTCTTTGATGATGCGAGTTCGACAGTTATAGAAACGGTAAGCCACAAAATCCTGCAAATAACCAATGAAAATGACCTCATCACCACGAACATCAAACTTTccaagattgtcttcatcgtttaGAACATAACAAACACACCGAAAAATGCGAAAGTACTTCACCTTGGGTCGGCGATCAAATAGAAGTTCGTATGGAGTCTTGTCAAATTGACAATTAATGATGGAGTGGTTTTGTGTGAAGCACGCAGTGTTGACAGCCTCAGCCCAGAGGGACGGAGCTAGCTTGGAGTAAACGAGCATTGTTCTTGCTGCTTCAACTAGAGTGTGATTTCATCTTTCAACAACGCTATTTTTTTGTGGAGTATGGGCGGTGGAGGTTTGATGGGTGATACATGTATGATCAAGATACGAATTGAGTATAGAGTTCTGAAATTCAGTGTCGTTATCAACTCTGAGAATGCGTACAATCTTATTGGTGGACAGTTGGGTTCTTTTCAAGAAATCAATGATTACTTTGGGAGTTTCAGATTTACTTTTCAGGAATCTGACCCAAGTGTAAGGTGAGTAATCATTAACTATCACCAGAATGTACTTCCGGCCACCAAGACTAGAGACAcgcattggtccacatatatccaTATGCAGCATTTGCAATGGACTAGTGGTGTTATGTTTGGTTTTTGATTTGTGGGAGGATTTATgaatctgtaatgacccggacttttccgatcgttctatacttatgagattaatatttacataaattaaaccttaccaacatgataagcaatccaaattgttgagacttatgtttttgaaaagagttttacacaacgtttgaccgtctagtttgaccgatgatatcacgaactatacaatatatgataattatacatacatatttaacatgatctaaggatgttttaatatctcattttgtattaataacaaaaagtcataagtatattttgaaactactaacttaagttttcaaaacaataaccatacgtaacgttatttgacataaatactgatgatttataatgtttatacatatatcgtataagtaatgtatttaatcatttttaaagggcttttatacataaaacaatataagtatacttacaaaagatagttatatttgaattctcgttccgtttcctcaataatcctatacgtatatctagggtactatacacagcttctagaagtatttactattggtatataccaatagaaatcttcaattattggaataatatgtcattcatgacataataaattttaacttatcttagatattttcactaaaaaccaaattttcaagcctataaataagcaccatttctaactcatttttacacattcattttccaaattttacttccaattttcacacacacttgcaagaactctctcaacttttattttactacttctttccagcaactttacattttaaacttgaggtaaaaactctacttcaactctttttcaattcatatatttatagctatatatataagagtttataaactagaacatagtttgaatgatttcaaacttgttcgcaaactaaatagatccttctaacttaacttttaaaatacttcaagacctgtaacatatcttaattatatgctaacttaacaaggtataacttggtttttcaaagaacaccttaaaaactgaatctacggtgtcggagtgtaaccgggggctgttttgagttggataattaaaaactattttgaaccttgaattggaggtttattttctggaaaaatgatattttctatgaatatgataatacataaaaatttcatgatttaattcaaagtatatgtatttttagaaaaataattatttaaggttgtttacatgatggaaaatgattaacttcataagtttcactaaagtttgacctatgccgtgtgattttgaatataaactaaggtatttacagttcatagtcttaaagagggactcgatccaaggagatggcaagttgaatcaacgaaaacggagttgtaacgaagaaactatgaccgaaacaaaatcggatatccaagactagtttagccacgaaaataattgggaaaaaattaaataaatcacatctttttaagttaacatgatattttatatatatgtacttataattcaattttatatggttcaggatcacccgtaaacaacacgagaagattaatcataagatcccatgattgtacgcaacacgtcatttgacaacaccggtactttatgtacgcaacacgtcatttgacaacaccggtaccatgggtcaagattaatctcgaccaatacatatacgatggggttttatttatttcgttgggggttttatttatttcattgcgggtatattaaacatctaaaaatgaaccattaaaattgaattactaacaacgaactgctaactacggactaaggaattattcaaagtattaaaagtataacaagtatatatatgtgacgtttgtttaaaaagaaaaggtattgatatattatatatggataggttcgtgatatcaaccggagaccaagtcaaattatatatatatcttcaagacgaaagtgagtatatagtcccacttttaaactctaaatatttcgggatgagaatacatgtattttatgttttacgttatggacacaagtaactgaaaaatatattctacgttgagttgtaccactggcatacttccctgtagcttggtaactgttatttacagcggtattgtaaacgcgaatcctgttgatagatctatcgggcctgacaaccccaaccggactggacgaccagtattcaacggttgcacagtacttcgtttcgtgactacacttggtacggtgtagtaagatttcataataaagggaatatgcgacgtgattaaatgttaagtatggttaccaagtgctcaaccacttagaatatttttattaaactgtttatatacgaaatcttgtggtctatatatatatatatattgctgccggcattaaacctatatctcaccaactttatggtgacgttttaaacatgtctattctcaggtgataattagaagtttccgctgcatcatgttgaatctaagcaggatcttgcgtacgcatatttgtgtcaaaaataagactgcatatccaagaactgtgttgtaaaatatgctagaaaccgtgttgttatcattatatgtaaagtttgtaagtcgaagattatcgctaaacgataatcatttttatgttgtccaaagcttgtaacaaaaataagaatcatggtttgtaatgtataatatatgcagtttttcttttaaaaatgtcgcatatagaggtcaatacctcgcaatgaaatcatacgttatttaacacgttcttatggttaaggacgggttatgacatgtggtatcagagcggtggtcttagcgaaccaggtttgcattagtatatctaaccgataagtcgttaggatacattagtaagtctggactttgaccgggtctgatttaaaaaccattgcttatcattgttggttaaaatttatatgtaaatattatgtagtactaatgggttagttgttgtatgatagatgtcgggctcaaaacttgttatcacattcagcgactccgaaccagaatcttcagatggtgttccagtcattaacctatccaatgacgaaaatgatatctttggggaagactcacaaattccggatgaaccaactatagagaacccggaaagtgaacccgaggaggagagtgaacccgaggaggaaagtgaacccgaggaggaaagtgaacccgaggaagaaatacaggaaattacaaaagacgagttcgaactaggaaagaaacgaaaggctaatgaattagaaaattcaaatcccgagtttagtaaggatgatgtggcaccaactccactagacactaccacccctattcccgctattcctattcgttctatcccggcatccagttctttagtcccacagccaaaatataggcagacagccaggataagcgttaagcgattctttgaacctaaacgtcctagaaaatagaccaaacgatgcgctgccgtattaaaccatgggatcatataatgttttgtataatattattagtgtggtttgtttaatgttcgatgtaagataagcatatgtaaaatagtgaagtgtgaaatgcaataattttccatggttaagtattatttagatggtagtaattgattctgtactaagctattaagtatggacattaacgggtaggtactaccctagatataattataaaacgctaataagaagaaaaggcttttataataatacctggttcatattattaataagctataatgtactgtaaatatacactacatctataatattccatgtgaataattattttcttttcattcttatagaagaatatggcgcgattgaaccgaatgacggaacaagaaatccaggaactcatcaatcagcgagtgaacgacagaatgttatgggttgaggctgcaagaggtgctgcagttaacccaaatcctcgtgtggggttcacttacaaaacttttcaagcttgcaagccctcatcattcagtggaacagaaggaccgatcggtttaacccggtggatagaaaagatggagactgtgtttaaaatcagtggttgtgttgaaaaggacatgaccaagtatgcatcgtgcactttacaagatagtgcactcacgtggtggaaaaattatgtgaaggctgtaggaggagatatagcttatgatactccgtgggaagaattcaaaacaatgttaatcaacgaatattgtccaaggaacgaggttagaaagttggaagatgaattacgaagtctgaaggttattggtactgaaatcaccaactacaatcagcgatttatggaattagttttgctatgtcctgaattggttccaaccgaagaacggaagattgaaatgtacaaagatagtttgcccaaaaaggtcaaggcaaatgttacagcatcaaaacctaagacaattcatgaagctataaccatggcaaacgagctaatggatcaggtcatcatggataagaaagtatccaatactgatgtgaaggtatcaggtaacaaaagaaagtggaatggaaattatgatcgaggtaaccaacaacaatcttttaagaaacaagaaaacacgcaaggtgcgggtagtggtttaagctttggttataaaggacaaaatcctttatgcaaccgatgccacaaacatcactctggttactgtaatgtggtatgcaacaaatgtaatcgaaagggtcatcttgctgaagattgtagggctctcgttacaaatacaaatggtaccaagactcttgccaccaatgcaaatagaactgctttggctaccattacttgttttgggtgtggaaaacaaggtcactataagagccagtgcccgaatccagagaagaatatcggacctgcacgtgggagagcatttgttattaatgctagagaggcatgtgaagactcggagcttgttacgggtacgtttaccattaataacttatccgcatctattatatttgatactggtgctgatagaagttacgtgtgtagagactttcacgctaaattgaattgttcatcattacctctagatgctaagtacatgattgagttagctaatggtaaactaattaaagccgataaaatttgccgtgattgtaaaataaatttagccggagaaacatttaagattgatttgatacccgtagaattaggaagttttgatgtaatagtcggcatggactggatgtccaaaataggagccgaagttgtgtgcgccaagaaggcaattcgcattccttgtaagaataaaacgccagtaatgatttatggagagaagggtaactcaaagctaaaactcattagttatttgaaagctcaaaagtgcttgaagaaagggtgctatgctatcttagcacatgttaataaagtcgaaaagaaagaaaaagagaagtgcatcaatgacgtgcctgtggcaagagattttcctgaagtatttccggaagagttgccgggattacctccatttagatctgtagaatttcaaatagatcttgtaccaagagctgcaccggttgcccgtgctccatatagacttgcaccgtccgagttaaaagaacttcagagtcagttaaaagaattactggatcgtggattcatacgaccaagtacttcaccgtggggagctccaattttattcgtcaagaagaaagacggatctttccgaatgtgtatagattatcgtgaattaaataagttaactatcaagaatcggtatccactaccgagaattgacgacttatttgatcaactccaaggatcatgtgtgtactcgaaaattgacctaagatcgggctatcatcaattacgtgtcaaagaagaagatataccgaaaactgcttttcggacacgctacggtcattacgaatttttggtcatgccgtttggattgacgaatgcgccagctgtattcatggacctcatgaatcgagtttgtagtccatatttagataagtttgttatcgttttcattgatgatattcttatctattccaagagtgagcaagagcatgagcagcatttaaggttgatattagagttgttgagaaaagaacagctatatgctaaattttctaaatgtgctttctggttgaaagaagtgcaatttcttggccatgttgttagtagcaaaggaattcaggttgatccagcaaaaattgaagccattgaaaaatgggagactcctaagacaccaatgcaaatacgccaatttttgggtttagccagttattatagaaggtttattcaagatttttcccgaatagctaagccgttgacagcgttaacgcaaaaagggaagaaatatgaatggacttctgagcaggagagtgcatttcaattactgaaaaagaagttgactacggcgcctattttatcgttaccggaagggaacgatgattttgaaatatattgtgacgcttcgcgacaaggttttggttgcgttcttatgcaacggaagaaagttattgcatacgcatcccgacaattaaagattcacgagcggaattatacgacgcatgatctagaactgggagcagtcgtgtttgcattgaagatatggagacactacttgtatggggttaaatgcactgtgtttactgatcataaaagccttcaacatattttcgatcaaaaacagctgaacatgaggcaacgtaggtgggtcgagctgataaacgactatgattgtgaaattcgttatcatcccgggaaagcgaacgtggtggccgacgctctaagcagaaaggaacgagaaccaattcgagtacgagcgatgaacataaaaattcgcatgaatctcaactcacaaatcaaagaagttcaacgaaaagcacttactaaagaaaatataggaaatgaaataatgaagaagtatgagaagcaactcgttatgcgggaagatggaattcgatattttgcaaatcgtatttgggtaccgaagttgggtggattaaggaagttgatattgaacgaggcacataagacaagatactcgatacatcctggagttggaaagatgtatcaagatcttaagacacattattggtggcctaacttaaagacagacgttgcaacatatgttggggagtgtttaacttgttccaaggtcaaggcagaacaccagaaaccatcagggttacttcaacaaccagaaatcccagaatggaaatgggatggtattaccatggatttcatcacgaagttaccaaagactgcctggggttacgacaccatttgggtgattgttgatcgtctcaccaagtctgcacatttcttgcctataaaggaaacggatagaatggagaaactattacgattgtatataaaggaagttgtttcaaggcatggaatacctatttccattatatctgatcgtgatagtagatttacctcaaagttctggcaatcactacaggaggcactaggaactcgtttggatatgagtaccgcatatcatccgcaaaccgacgggcagagtgaaagaacaattcagactcttgaagacatgctcagggcat from Rutidosis leptorrhynchoides isolate AG116_Rl617_1_P2 chromosome 9, CSIRO_AGI_Rlap_v1, whole genome shotgun sequence harbors:
- the LOC139868451 gene encoding uncharacterized protein, encoding MLVYSKLAPSLWAEAVNTACFTQNHSIINCQFDKTPYELLFDRRPKVKYFRIFRCVCYVLNDEDNLGKFDVRGDEVIFIGYLQDFVAYRFYNCRTRIIKESTNVKFYKISGMILGHNGSQPGLSTTINFDSYITINFSTSPCAENDSSEFLLLDELDIGLSSTNITHVVTSQIPIVKTYPLEADETSPSSGTNTPVSDETTPSVFPNDQNVEIHVPLWEENDTYPTVNTEPTGSSSSSYVDTSLDNETNPPLPHTTKWTIDHPIYQIIGDLDAPVRTQSASNNECLFAAFLSKVEPKSAHEALQDPDWSIAMQEEIHQFDHLEVWELVPRPPSKTLIDTKWIFKNKKDTHDIVIRNKARLVAKGYR